A genomic window from Carassius auratus strain Wakin chromosome 19, ASM336829v1, whole genome shotgun sequence includes:
- the LOC113119715 gene encoding leucine-rich repeat and immunoglobulin-like domain-containing nogo receptor-interacting protein 1: MCVAADWRRLYWWVVLQWVVGVSLSEPCAQRCDCLPKLLIANCSSRKLSSVPASVPDNTLTLDLTNNLLKTLSRGQFSGLMQLRELDLSDNALTAIEVEAFAGLQNLVALNLSHNHLKIIPVGAFSGLRSVQLLDISWNQILVLLDDTFGEMPSLQKLEASENDLVFISNRAFDGLSGLQELNLDRCNLTSVPIEAFSRLSGIIRLRLCRLGLTTLPNNSFRQLGRLRDLDVSHCPWLDSLAANSLFGLNLTSLTLSHCNLSAAPYSPLHHLVYLQYLDLSYNPITIILSNLLGDLLRLQELHLVGTGLLRIEPGAFHNLAFLRFLDVSENRLATLEESAFHSVAALEVLGLDGNPLACDCRLLWAMRRRPWLRYEGRAPACATPVQVQGRTFADFTEAEIPRMFTCRQARILTRKPQDVRTDEGHTVLFFCAANGDPAPSIIWLNPKRSVLTSSGRIRTLANGTLEVRYAQVQDSGYYLCIASNAAGNDSVSVSLRVRGLPASARNRSGSFFLEGWSFASGQAAVNGSQPLPFDVKTLVIAVTMGFLLFLSSVAVCFVFMFFWSQSKGQIKHTATIDFVPRSAATASGGGRTTMETGRFTMKLI, from the coding sequence ATGTGTGTGGCTGCTGATTGGAGGAGGCTGTACTGGTGGGTGGTCCTCCAGTGGGTAGTGGGCGTGTCTTTATCAGAGCCCTGCGCTCAACGCTGCGATTGTTTGCCAAAGCTCCTGATAGCGAACTGTTCATCAAGAAAACTGTCTTCTGTTCCCGCAAGTGTTCCTGACAACACCCTGACGCTTGACCTAACCAACAACCTCTTAAAGACTCTCTCAAGGGGACAGTTCTCAGGCCTGATGCAGTTACGCGAGCTGGACCTCAGCGATAACGCACTAACAGCGATCGAAGTCGAAGCCTTCGCCGGTTTGCAGAATCTCGTTGCGCTGAATTTATCCCACAACCATCTTAAGATCATCCCAGTGGGAGCCTTCTCCGGCCTCCGCAGCGTTCAGCTCCTGGACATCAGCTGGAACCAGATCTTGGTGCTCCTGGACGATACGTTCGGCGAGATGCCGTCTCTCCAGAAGCTGGAAGCCAGTGAGAACGATCTGGTGTTTATCTCAAACCGCGCTTTCGACGGTCTCTCCGGTCTACAGGAGCTGAACCTGGACAGATGCAACTTGACGTCGGTGCCGATCGAAGCGTTTTCACGGCTCTCCGGAATCATCCGGCTGCGTTTGTGCCGACTCGGACTCACGACGCTTCCCAACAACTCCTTCCGCCAGTTGGGACGTTTGCGCGATCTTGACGTTTCCCATTGTCCTTGGTTGGACTCGTTAGCCGCTAACAGCCTGTTTGGACTCAATCTCACGTCGCTAACACTGAGCCACTGCAATCTGAGCGCCGCGCCGTATTCCCCGCTGCATCACCTCGTCTACTTGCAATACCTGGATTTATCGTACAACCCAATCACTATTATCCTTTCAAACCTTCTTGGGGATTTGCTACGACTCCAAGAGCTGCATCTAGTCGGTACAGGGCTTCTACGAATAGAGCCTGGTGCTTTCCACAACCTTGCGTTTCTCCGGTTCCTCGACGTGTCGGAGAACCGTCTGGCGACGCTGGAGGAGTCTGCGTTTCATTCGGTCGCTGCTTTAGAGGTCCTTGGGTTGGACGGGAACCCGTTGGCGTGCGATTGCCGGCTTCTTTGGGCGATGCGCAGACGTCCGTGGCTTCGCTATGAAGGACGTGCGCCGGCGTGTGCAACACCTGTGCAGGTGCAAGGCCGGACGTTCGCTGACTTCACGGAGGCGGAGATTCCCAGGATGTTTACATGCAGACAAGCTCGCATTCTGACTCGGAAGCCGCAGGATGTTCGGACGGACGAAGGACATACGGTTTTGTTCTTCTGCGCAGCGAATGGAGATCCGGCGCCATCGATTATTTGGCTGAATCCCAAACGCTCTGTTCTTACCAGCTCGGGCCGGATTCGCACGCTCGCTAATGGGACCCTGGAAGTGCGCTACGCACAAGTGCAGGATAGCGGGTATTACCTGTGCATCGCTTCGAACGCGGCGGGGAATGACAGCGTCTCGGTGAGCCTGCGTGTGCGAGGGCTTCCAGCGTCCGCTCGCAACCGCTCCGGCTCGTTCTTTCTGGAAGGATGGAGCTTCGCGTCCGGGCAAGCGGCGGTTAACGGATCGCAGCCGCTTCCATTCGACGTGAAGACGCTGGTGATCGCGGTCACCATGGGGTTCCTTCTGTTCCTGAGCTCGGTGGCCGTCTGCTTCGTCTTCATGTTTTTCTGGAGTCAGAGCAAAGGACAGATCAAACACACGGCGACGATCGACTTCGTGCCACGCAGCGCAGCGACGGCGTCCGGAGGCGGACGGACAACGATGGAGACGGGGAGGTTCACCATGAAGCTGATCTGA